The nucleotide sequence ATCACCATTGGTGTGATCCCAGGGGGCAATCCCGAGAATCTGCGTGAACAAGGCCTGGCTCTGGCAAAAGAGCTTCAGGCCAAGCTCAATATTCCGGTCAATATCTACGTTTCCAAGAACTATGTCGGTCTGATCGACGCCATGAAAACGAAGAAGGTGGATTTCGCCTTCTTCAGCTCTTCGACCTACGTTTTTGCTGAACAGCAGGCTCAAGCCAAGGTCCTTCTAAAGAAGGTATGGCACGAGCCGTACTACTATTCCATGATCATCACACCCCAAAGATCAGGGATCAAAAGTTTGAAAGCCCTCAAGGGCAAAAAAGTGGCCTTTGTTGATGACAAGTCTTCTTCTGGGTATTTGTATCCACAGGTGGCCCTGCGCAAAGAGGGTTTAAGTGATACGGACTTCAAAGAAGTTGTATTCACCGGCAATCACCAGGCGTCCATTCAGTTCCTGGAAGCCAAGAAAGTCGATGCGGCCGCCGTCTTCAGTGACGATGAAAAAGGCACACAAGGGGCTTGGGAAAAATTCGGCACTGATAAAAAAGCCAAATACCGTATTTTGTGGAAAAGCGCTCCGATCCCGAATGATCCCTTCTGCGTTCGCCAGGATTTCTATGATGCTTATCCAAAAACAACCCACACTTTGATGTTCGCGTTGATTGATGCTCTGGAACAGACACGCAATAAAAACACGTACTCCGAGATTTTGGGTTCTCGCGACTTGATGCCAGCCACCTCCAAACAGTATGATCCTGTCAGGGAGATGGTGAAGGCTTTGAATATCGAGCTGAAGCCATAGTTTTTCATGGCTGTACTATCAATTGAAAAGCTGAATAAGACATTTAAAGGCGGTCTTTTTGAAAAGGACCGTCATGTGTTGCGTGACGTGACCTTCTCTTTGCCAGAAGGTCAGACTTCCGGATTTGTCGGCAGCAATGGGGCTGGTAAAACCACCACCATCAAATGTCTTTTTGATTTCATTCGCCCGGACAGTGGTCAGATCCATTTTTTTGAATCCCCGCTGACCAGCGAAAGCAAAACCCGCATTGGGTATCTTCCTGAGCGGCCTTATCTCTATGAATTCCTGACGGGTATGGAGTTCCTGCGTCTGCACTGGAATCTTTGTTATGGTTCCGCGATGAAGGACTTCCATGAAAGAGCCCACGAAGCGCTGAAAAAAGTCGATCTTTTCGAAGCCCGTGACCGTCGTCTTAGGACTTACTCCAAAGGTATGTTGCAAAGAATCGGGATTGCTCAGGCGATTCTCACTCGTCCGGATCTGTTGATTTTAGATGAACCCATGTCAGGTCTTGATCCCGATGGCCGTGCCATGGTGAAAGACATCCTTCGCGAAGAGCAAAAGCGCGGTGTCAGTCTGTTCTTCAGCAGCCATCTTTTGCAGGATATGGAAGAGCTTTGCACCCATCTGGTGGTGATTAATCGTGGTCAGATTCTGTACGACGGGGTGTTGAACTCCTTCATGGCTGAATTCCAAAGCCTGGAAAAAGCCTTCTCTGTTCTGAAAGGAAAGGAGGAGGGCCGTGTATAAGGTGTTGACCTTGGCGCGCACCACTTTGCGCGAAATGCTGCGTGAACGTGTCTTTATGGTGGCCGTGATGATTGCCATCGCTTTATTGGGCCTTAGCTTCTTGTTGGGGGCATTGTCCTTTGCTGAGCAACGCAAAATTCTGACGGACTTTGGTTTCCTGGCCATTCAGATCTCGGGTTTGGGCATTTCGCTATTCTCCGGGGCCTACTTGCTGGCCAAGGAAATTGAAAAGCAAACCTGCCTGCTGATTTTGTCCCGTCCGGTATCTCGCGCTCAGTTCATCGTTGGAAAACTCTTGGGTGTCCTGGCACTGAACAGTCTTTTGATGGGATCTTTGACTGTTTTGTTGTGGATCCTGCTGGGGCTGTGGAAAGAACCTCAGTTCCTGTTGTCGTTCCTGGAAATCGCTCTAAGTTTGTGGTGTGAAAGCGCCGTGATTCTGTGTCTGGTGATTTTCTTCAGTTTGGTGGTGCGTCCGGTGCTGGCATTGGGGGCGGGATTTATGGTGTTCCTGCTGGGACATTGGCTGGGGGACCTGGCTTTCTTTGCGGAAAAAAGCCGTGAAGACATGTTTGTGCAGGCGGTGAAAGTTCTGCACTGGTTGACCCCGAATTTCTATCGTATGAACTGGAAATCAGCGTACTTCCTTGAAAAGGGGATTCCGGCTGAAAATATTCTTTGGATGTTGGCACACATGACGGGCTGGGCTTTGT is from Bdellovibrio bacteriovorus str. Tiberius and encodes:
- a CDS encoding ABC transporter ATP-binding protein encodes the protein MAVLSIEKLNKTFKGGLFEKDRHVLRDVTFSLPEGQTSGFVGSNGAGKTTTIKCLFDFIRPDSGQIHFFESPLTSESKTRIGYLPERPYLYEFLTGMEFLRLHWNLCYGSAMKDFHERAHEALKKVDLFEARDRRLRTYSKGMLQRIGIAQAILTRPDLLILDEPMSGLDPDGRAMVKDILREEQKRGVSLFFSSHLLQDMEELCTHLVVINRGQILYDGVLNSFMAEFQSLEKAFSVLKGKEEGRV
- a CDS encoding ABC transporter permease, with translation MYKVLTLARTTLREMLRERVFMVAVMIAIALLGLSFLLGALSFAEQRKILTDFGFLAIQISGLGISLFSGAYLLAKEIEKQTCLLILSRPVSRAQFIVGKLLGVLALNSLLMGSLTVLLWILLGLWKEPQFLLSFLEIALSLWCESAVILCLVIFFSLVVRPVLALGAGFMVFLLGHWLGDLAFFAEKSREDMFVQAVKVLHWLTPNFYRMNWKSAYFLEKGIPAENILWMLAHMTGWALLAVLATNFFFRRKDIV
- a CDS encoding substrate-binding domain-containing protein, producing MKRLILGLLTLLAISTAFAAEGTSEAVPPSITIGVIPGGNPENLREQGLALAKELQAKLNIPVNIYVSKNYVGLIDAMKTKKVDFAFFSSSTYVFAEQQAQAKVLLKKVWHEPYYYSMIITPQRSGIKSLKALKGKKVAFVDDKSSSGYLYPQVALRKEGLSDTDFKEVVFTGNHQASIQFLEAKKVDAAAVFSDDEKGTQGAWEKFGTDKKAKYRILWKSAPIPNDPFCVRQDFYDAYPKTTHTLMFALIDALEQTRNKNTYSEILGSRDLMPATSKQYDPVREMVKALNIELKP